The following proteins are encoded in a genomic region of Porphyrobacter sp. CACIAM 03H1:
- a CDS encoding NAD(P)H-dependent flavin oxidoreductase — protein sequence MKTAITEMFGIEHPIIQGGMHYVGFAEMAAAVSNAGGLGIITGLTQGTPEKLANEIARCKDMTDKPFGVNLTILPTLTPPDYPGLVKAVIEGGVKVVETAGRNPVELLPPLKDAGIKVIHKCTSVRHSLKAQEIGCDAVSVDGFECGGHPGEDDVPNFILLPRAADELEIPFVSSGGMADGRSLVASLAMGAQGMNMGTRFIATKEAPVHENVKQAILAASELDTRLVMRPLRNTERVLNNAAVERLIQKEKELGDAVTFQDIMEEVAGVYPSIMMEGEMDKGAWSCGMVAGLIHDIPTCKELIDRIMLQAEEIIARMQAMARA from the coding sequence ATGAAGACCGCCATCACCGAAATGTTCGGCATCGAGCACCCGATCATCCAGGGGGGGATGCACTATGTCGGGTTCGCCGAGATGGCGGCAGCCGTCTCCAACGCGGGCGGCCTCGGCATCATCACCGGCCTGACGCAGGGCACGCCCGAAAAGCTCGCCAACGAGATCGCGCGCTGCAAGGACATGACCGACAAGCCCTTCGGCGTGAACCTCACCATCCTGCCGACCCTGACCCCGCCCGACTATCCGGGCCTCGTGAAGGCAGTGATCGAGGGCGGCGTGAAGGTGGTCGAGACCGCGGGTCGCAACCCGGTCGAACTGCTCCCGCCGCTGAAGGACGCGGGGATCAAGGTGATCCACAAGTGCACCTCGGTGCGCCACTCGCTCAAGGCGCAGGAGATCGGCTGCGACGCGGTGAGCGTCGACGGCTTCGAATGCGGCGGCCACCCGGGCGAGGACGATGTGCCCAACTTCATCCTGCTGCCGCGCGCCGCCGATGAACTGGAAATCCCCTTCGTCTCGAGCGGCGGGATGGCCGACGGGCGCAGCCTTGTCGCCAGCCTCGCGATGGGCGCGCAGGGGATGAATATGGGCACCCGCTTCATCGCCACCAAGGAAGCCCCGGTGCACGAGAACGTGAAGCAGGCGATCCTCGCCGCGAGCGAACTCGACACCCGTCTCGTGATGCGCCCGCTCCGCAACACCGAACGCGTGCTCAACAATGCCGCCGTCGAACGCCTGATCCAGAAGGAGAAGGAACTCGGCGATGCCGTCACCTTCCAGGACATCATGGAGGAGGTCGCGGGCGTCTATCCCTCGATCATGATGGAAGGCGAGATGGACAAGGGAGCGTGGAGCTGCGGCATGGTCGCAGGGCTGATCCACGACATTCCGACCTGCAAGGAGCTGATCGACCGGATCATGCTCCAGGCGGAGGAGATCATCGCCCGGATGCAGGCGATGGCCCGCGCCTAA
- a CDS encoding YceI family protein encodes MPLLRPLAFAAALAAGLSACAQPAAAPGDDAAATAPVTEGAWTLDPAGSRLAYVSIKAGEVAEANRFDTLAGSVAADGTASLDIDLASVNTGVDIRNERMREIFFGVAENPKATVTAKLDPAAFAGLAVGQSLTRPLTASVTIKGASADVETEVLVTRVSADRVTVVPTAPVIVSTDMFGLTDELGELRALAQLPSITPAVPVTFALAFKRG; translated from the coding sequence ATGCCGCTGCTTCGCCCGCTTGCCTTTGCCGCCGCCCTTGCAGCCGGCCTGTCCGCCTGCGCCCAGCCCGCCGCCGCGCCCGGCGACGACGCCGCCGCCACCGCGCCGGTGACCGAGGGCGCATGGACGCTCGATCCGGCAGGCTCGCGCCTCGCCTATGTCAGCATCAAAGCCGGCGAGGTGGCCGAGGCCAACCGCTTCGACACGCTTGCAGGCAGCGTCGCGGCCGATGGCACCGCGAGCCTCGACATCGACCTCGCCTCGGTCAACACCGGGGTCGACATCCGCAACGAACGGATGCGCGAGATCTTCTTCGGGGTGGCCGAGAATCCCAAGGCGACGGTGACGGCCAAGCTCGATCCCGCAGCCTTCGCAGGGCTGGCGGTGGGGCAGTCGCTCACCCGTCCGCTGACCGCCAGCGTCACGATCAAGGGCGCCTCGGCCGATGTCGAGACCGAGGTGCTCGTCACCCGCGTCAGCGCCGACCGCGTGACCGTGGTGCCGACCGCGCCGGTGATCGTCTCGACCGACATGTTCGGCCTGACCGACGAGCTTGGCGAGCTGCGCGCTCTGGCGCAGCTGCCCTCGATCACGCCCGCGGTGCCGGTCACCTTTGCGCTCGCCTTCAAGCGGGGCTGA
- a CDS encoding DUF3047 domain-containing protein, whose amino-acid sequence MRETRRSMVARAGTLAGFLRKQVGSARAIAAGLTLPDPAAPVRLDGSESGWTASGHVLAAGERFRVVATGHQWLAKPIGLVIEPRATVFMRIGGGAIRKLVADDAVYEAWEEGELAFLTKTLSEFADERGILLPGKRRAQGPGIALRVERADAPPDTTGQPDGWHYLWRLGDGRIYTGDPDDIAVSTHGDVGILQRPLDLPLTRETVLSWDWLIERLPSDLPEDLAFTHDYLSIAVEFDNGRDLTYMWSAGLPEGHVFRCPLEWWCERETHWVLRSGSAGLGQWHSERRMIAADYAEALGEPLPERIVRVWLIANSIFQRGHGEGRFARIAVG is encoded by the coding sequence ATGCGCGAAACCAGGCGATCGATGGTGGCGAGGGCCGGGACCCTTGCGGGGTTCCTGCGCAAGCAGGTCGGCAGCGCCCGGGCGATTGCGGCCGGGCTCACTCTGCCCGATCCGGCCGCCCCCGTCCGGCTCGACGGCTCGGAAAGCGGCTGGACCGCCAGCGGCCATGTCCTTGCCGCCGGGGAGCGGTTCCGAGTGGTCGCCACCGGTCACCAGTGGCTGGCAAAGCCGATCGGCCTCGTGATCGAGCCGCGCGCGACGGTGTTCATGCGGATCGGTGGCGGGGCGATACGCAAGCTCGTCGCCGATGATGCGGTCTACGAGGCGTGGGAGGAGGGCGAGCTGGCTTTCCTTACCAAGACGCTTTCCGAATTCGCCGACGAGCGGGGCATTCTGCTGCCGGGCAAGCGGCGCGCACAGGGACCGGGGATCGCGCTCAGGGTGGAACGCGCGGACGCCCCGCCGGACACCACCGGTCAGCCCGATGGCTGGCACTATCTCTGGCGGCTCGGCGACGGGCGCATCTACACTGGGGACCCCGATGACATCGCGGTCTCCACCCACGGCGATGTCGGCATCCTCCAGCGCCCGCTCGATCTGCCGCTGACTCGCGAGACCGTGCTTTCGTGGGACTGGCTGATCGAGCGGCTGCCCTCGGACCTGCCCGAGGATCTCGCCTTCACCCACGACTATCTCAGCATCGCGGTGGAGTTCGATAATGGCCGGGACCTTACCTACATGTGGAGCGCAGGGCTCCCCGAGGGCCACGTGTTCCGCTGCCCGCTCGAATGGTGGTGCGAGCGCGAGACGCACTGGGTGCTGCGCAGCGGCAGTGCCGGGCTCGGGCAATGGCATTCGGAACGCCGGATGATCGCCGCCGACTATGCCGAGGCGCTGGGCGAGCCGTTGCCGGAGCGGATCGTGAGGGTGTGGCTGATCGCCAACAGCATTTTCCAGCGCGGCCACGGCGAAGGCCGCTTTGCGCGGATTGCAGTCGGCTAG
- the guaA gene encoding glutamine-hydrolyzing GMP synthase, translating into MSAHRSSGESAVPDSILIVDFGSQVTQLIARRVREAGVYSEIAPFTQAEAAFARLKPKGIILSGSPASVPEEGSPRAPQMLFEAGVPILGICYGQQVMTHQLGGEVRPGHETGEGGEFGRAFLTVTAECTLFNGLWEVGERHQVWMSHGDKVTQFAEGFEIVATSDGAPFAVIADEARRFYGTQFHPEVVHTPDGARLIANFVRHVCGLAGDWTMAEFRQTKIAEIRQQVGDKRVICGLSGGVDSAVAAVLIHEAIGDQLTCVFVDHGLMRLGEAEQVVSLFKNHYNIPLVHVEAEELFLGGLKGLTDPEAKRKFIGKTFIDVFEAEAKKIGGADFLAQGTLYPDVIESVSFTGGPSVTIKSHHNVGGLPERMNMALVEPLRELFKDEVRDLGRELGLPDAFVGRHPFPGPGLAIRIPGEVTKERCDILRKADAIYLEEIRNAGLYDAIWQAFAVLLPVKTVGVMGDGRTYDSVCALRAVTSTDGMTADVYPYDAGFLTRVATRIVNEVKGINRVVYDYTSKPPGTIEWE; encoded by the coding sequence ATGAGCGCGCACCGATCGAGCGGCGAGTCCGCTGTCCCCGATTCCATCCTGATCGTCGACTTCGGGTCGCAGGTGACCCAGCTGATCGCGCGCCGCGTGCGCGAGGCGGGGGTCTATTCCGAGATCGCGCCCTTCACCCAGGCCGAGGCCGCCTTCGCCCGCCTGAAGCCCAAGGGCATCATCCTTTCCGGCTCGCCCGCCAGCGTGCCTGAGGAGGGCTCCCCGCGCGCGCCGCAGATGCTGTTCGAGGCCGGGGTGCCGATCCTCGGCATCTGCTACGGCCAGCAGGTGATGACCCACCAGCTGGGCGGCGAGGTCCGCCCCGGGCACGAGACCGGAGAGGGCGGCGAGTTCGGACGCGCCTTCCTGACCGTCACCGCCGAATGCACCCTGTTCAACGGCCTCTGGGAAGTCGGCGAGCGGCACCAGGTGTGGATGAGCCACGGCGACAAGGTGACGCAGTTCGCCGAGGGTTTCGAGATCGTCGCCACCTCCGACGGCGCGCCCTTCGCGGTGATCGCCGACGAGGCGCGCAGGTTCTACGGCACGCAGTTCCACCCCGAGGTGGTCCACACCCCCGACGGCGCGCGTCTGATCGCCAACTTCGTGCGCCATGTCTGCGGCCTTGCGGGCGACTGGACGATGGCCGAGTTCCGCCAGACCAAGATCGCCGAGATCCGCCAGCAGGTGGGCGACAAGCGGGTGATCTGCGGCCTTTCGGGCGGCGTCGATTCCGCCGTCGCCGCGGTGCTGATCCACGAGGCGATCGGCGACCAGCTGACCTGCGTCTTCGTCGACCACGGACTGATGCGGCTGGGCGAGGCCGAGCAGGTCGTCAGCCTGTTCAAGAACCACTACAACATCCCGCTCGTTCACGTGGAGGCCGAGGAGCTGTTCCTCGGGGGCCTCAAGGGCCTCACCGACCCCGAGGCCAAGCGCAAGTTCATCGGCAAGACCTTCATCGACGTGTTCGAGGCCGAGGCCAAGAAGATCGGCGGCGCGGATTTCCTCGCGCAGGGCACGCTCTATCCCGACGTGATCGAATCGGTGTCCTTCACCGGCGGGCCCTCGGTGACGATCAAGAGCCACCACAATGTCGGCGGCCTGCCGGAACGCATGAACATGGCGCTGGTCGAGCCGCTGCGCGAGCTGTTCAAGGACGAGGTCCGCGATCTCGGCCGCGAACTGGGCCTGCCCGACGCCTTCGTCGGCCGCCACCCCTTCCCCGGCCCTGGCCTCGCGATCCGCATTCCTGGCGAGGTCACCAAGGAGCGCTGCGACATCCTCAGGAAGGCCGACGCGATTTATCTCGAGGAGATCCGCAACGCGGGCCTCTACGACGCGATCTGGCAGGCCTTCGCGGTGCTGCTGCCGGTCAAGACCGTGGGCGTGATGGGTGACGGGCGGACCTACGATTCCGTCTGCGCCCTGCGCGCTGTGACCTCGACCGACGGAATGACGGCGGACGTCTACCCCTACGACGCCGGGTTCCTCACCCGCGTCGCGACGCGCATCGTCAACGAGGTCAAGGGCATCAACCGGGTGGTCTACGACTATACCAGCAAGCCGCCCGGGACCATCGAATGGGAGTGA
- a CDS encoding UrcA family protein encodes MRFTLPLIALAALAAPALAAPAEEVVTVRIAYGDVDVTTAEGRAALETRIAAQLRKACTVEAASRYSYGRPAVDAKCVAEARTAALAEVDRVVAMQGRSSGTVAAN; translated from the coding sequence ATGCGTTTCACTCTCCCGCTGATTGCCCTCGCCGCTCTCGCCGCCCCCGCGCTGGCTGCGCCCGCCGAGGAAGTCGTGACCGTCCGCATCGCCTATGGCGACGTCGACGTGACCACCGCCGAAGGCCGCGCCGCGCTCGAGACCCGCATCGCCGCCCAGCTGCGCAAGGCCTGCACCGTCGAAGCCGCTTCGCGCTACAGCTACGGCCGCCCCGCGGTTGACGCCAAGTGCGTCGCCGAAGCCCGCACCGCGGCGCTCGCCGAAGTCGACCGGGTCGTGGCCATGCAGGGCCGCAGCAGCGGGACCGTCGCCGCCAACTGA
- a CDS encoding class I adenylate-forming enzyme family protein has protein sequence MAAMSNDAMMARLAEPFGSFPEILMEWSRIKGDDLALRDDRREVYWAELVGLVERLAARLVETGLQRGQSVAILGTSTVEYALVFLAAVRAGGVAAPLTTSASPEQLEGMARDSGAIHLFIDAAKAAELGPDFMAHLIRVPLGSIDQWMAPPGSRAPEFAPEPKDPFNIIYSSGTTGIPKGIVHSHQMRWRQFAATALSYLGAGLEVRSLASTPLYSNTTMVAFLPVLLAGGCVRVMGKFDCAKWLAHAEADRTTITMLVPVQYQRLMDFAGFDEFDLSSLKLKYCTSAPFSADLKREVLRRMPGGLIEIYSMTEGGVVCLLACHEFPDKLHTVGRPAPGSELKVLDDEDREVPPGTPGNLVGRSLTMMSGYKNRPEKTAEAQWTDPATGEVWMRMGDIGRVDAEGFVELVGRAKDMIISGGFNIYPSDLEAELAKEPGVVEAAVVGVPSRAWGETPVGFVVLREGGDTAAILAAVNARLGKTQRLAALHPIAEMPRSHIGKLLKTDLRAEAERLGGID, from the coding sequence ATGGCCGCCATGAGCAACGATGCGATGATGGCCCGCCTTGCCGAACCTTTCGGCAGCTTCCCCGAGATCCTGATGGAATGGTCGCGCATCAAGGGCGACGATCTCGCCCTGAGGGACGACAGGCGCGAGGTCTACTGGGCCGAGCTGGTCGGGCTGGTCGAGCGGCTGGCGGCGCGGCTGGTGGAGACGGGGCTCCAGCGTGGGCAATCGGTGGCGATCCTCGGCACCTCCACCGTGGAATACGCGCTGGTGTTCCTTGCCGCCGTGCGCGCGGGCGGCGTCGCCGCGCCGCTCACCACCAGCGCCTCGCCCGAGCAGCTCGAAGGCATGGCGAGGGATTCGGGCGCGATCCACCTGTTCATCGACGCGGCCAAGGCGGCGGAGCTGGGGCCAGACTTCATGGCCCACCTGATCCGGGTGCCGCTCGGGAGCATCGACCAGTGGATGGCCCCTCCGGGCAGCCGCGCGCCGGAGTTCGCGCCGGAGCCGAAAGACCCCTTCAACATCATCTATTCCAGCGGCACCACGGGCATTCCCAAGGGCATCGTCCACTCGCACCAGATGCGCTGGCGGCAATTCGCGGCGACCGCCCTGAGTTACCTCGGCGCGGGGCTGGAGGTGCGCTCGCTCGCCTCGACGCCGCTCTATTCGAACACCACGATGGTCGCCTTCCTGCCCGTTCTGCTGGCGGGGGGCTGCGTGCGGGTGATGGGCAAGTTCGATTGCGCGAAGTGGCTGGCGCACGCCGAGGCGGACCGCACCACCATCACCATGCTCGTTCCGGTGCAATACCAGCGGCTGATGGACTTTGCCGGCTTCGACGAGTTCGATCTGTCCAGCCTGAAGCTCAAATACTGCACCTCCGCGCCCTTCTCGGCAGACCTCAAGCGCGAGGTGCTGCGGCGGATGCCCGGCGGGCTGATCGAGATCTATTCGATGACCGAAGGCGGCGTCGTGTGCCTGCTGGCGTGCCACGAATTCCCCGACAAGCTCCACACGGTGGGCCGCCCCGCGCCGGGGAGCGAGCTCAAGGTGCTCGACGACGAGGACCGCGAGGTGCCGCCCGGCACCCCGGGCAATCTCGTGGGCCGCAGCCTCACCATGATGAGCGGCTACAAGAACCGCCCCGAAAAGACCGCCGAGGCCCAGTGGACCGACCCCGCGACCGGCGAGGTGTGGATGCGGATGGGCGACATCGGGCGGGTGGACGCGGAAGGCTTCGTCGAACTGGTCGGCCGCGCCAAGGACATGATCATTTCGGGCGGGTTCAACATCTACCCCAGCGATCTAGAGGCCGAACTGGCGAAGGAGCCGGGCGTGGTCGAGGCCGCGGTCGTCGGCGTGCCCTCGCGCGCCTGGGGCGAAACACCAGTGGGCTTCGTGGTGCTGCGCGAGGGCGGGGACACCGCGGCCATCCTCGCGGCCGTCAACGCCCGGCTCGGCAAGACCCAGCGCCTCGCTGCGCTTCATCCGATTGCCGAAATGCCGCGCAGCCACATCGGCAAGCTGCTCAAGACCGATCTGCGCGCCGAGGCGGAGCGGCTCGGCGGGATCGACTGA
- a CDS encoding PIG-L family deacetylase: MIRAIAAAVSVTLALAPAAAQDEADLEPPLVVAVVAHPDDELFMAPALAALAREGHFVRIVHATPGDAGPGVSNLPKGAALAETRRAEADCSGKALGVSEVVNLGLPDGKLADHVRDGSLAKTLHDHLAWADVVLTWGPDGGYGHADHRLVSAIATQMVQAQPEGDRAALFYVAIPAGRLPPVAEMQDWAMTDPKLLAEGIAYTPADLAAARAAAMCHVTQFPEASREGMMGLFDATMWRGRVHFRKAF; this comes from the coding sequence ATGATCCGCGCCATCGCCGCAGCAGTCTCCGTCACGCTGGCACTTGCCCCTGCCGCCGCGCAGGACGAAGCCGATCTCGAGCCGCCGCTGGTGGTGGCCGTGGTCGCCCATCCCGACGACGAGCTGTTCATGGCCCCCGCGCTGGCGGCGCTGGCGCGCGAGGGGCATTTCGTGCGGATCGTCCATGCGACGCCGGGCGATGCGGGGCCGGGGGTCTCGAACCTGCCCAAGGGCGCGGCCCTGGCCGAGACGCGCCGCGCCGAGGCGGACTGTTCCGGCAAGGCGCTGGGCGTGTCCGAGGTGGTGAACCTCGGCCTTCCCGACGGCAAGCTGGCCGATCACGTGCGCGACGGCTCGCTGGCGAAGACGCTGCACGATCATCTCGCCTGGGCCGACGTGGTCCTGACCTGGGGTCCGGACGGGGGATATGGTCACGCCGACCACCGTCTCGTCAGCGCGATCGCCACACAGATGGTGCAGGCCCAGCCCGAAGGCGACCGCGCGGCGCTGTTCTATGTCGCCATTCCCGCAGGCCGGCTCCCGCCGGTTGCCGAGATGCAGGACTGGGCCATGACCGACCCGAAGCTGCTGGCGGAGGGCATCGCCTACACGCCCGCCGATCTCGCTGCCGCCAGGGCCGCCGCCATGTGCCACGTCACCCAGTTTCCGGAGGCCTCGCGCGAGGGCATGATGGGCCTGTTCGACGCGACCATGTGGCGCGGGCGCGTGCATTTCCGCAAGGCCTTCTGA
- the gyrB gene encoding DNA topoisomerase (ATP-hydrolyzing) subunit B, translating to MDDTTNQTPAKLPNSNEYGADSIKVLKGLDAVRKRPGMYIGDTDDGSGLHHMVFEVSDNAIDEALAGHCDLVLIELNPDGSVSVEDNGRGIPTGMHPEEGVSAAEVIMTQLHAGGKFENTSDDNAYKVSGGLHGVGVSVVNALSEWLELTIWREGKEHWMRFEHGDAVAPLKVVGDAPKSDRNADANGFKKGTRVTFKASHDTFKNVTEFDFEKLEHRYRELAFLNSGVRIKLRDLRHEEKLEHDLYYEGGIAAFVKYLDRNKQPLIPSPIAVSAEKDGIGIDVALEWNDSYYENVLAFTNNIPQRDGGTHLSAFRAALTRTLNNYAERSGMLKKEKVSLAGEDMREGLTAIVSVKLPDPKFSSQTKDKLVSSEVRSPLETLMGEKMTEWLEENPNEARAIIQKIIDAAAAREAARRAREMSRKGAMSVASLPGKLADCQERDPAKSELFLVEGDSAGGSAKQGRDRKTQAILPLKGKILNVERARFDRIISSKEVGTLIQAMGTGIRDEFNLEKLRYHKIVIMTDADVDGAHIRTLLLTFFHRQMPEIIKAGHLFIAQPPLFKVAKGRSEVYLKDQAALDRYLVDAGLQGRVLETSGGVRGAEELRALVDGALRLKNLLAFVPRRYDSGIVEQMALTGALEPGLAGEALAAALARAAGRLGAGDREARWSAFQREDGTVVFERLWRGVTDVHEIDARFLSSTEAHKLHGLAAAQAEAYAEPVKLVRAGAEAEEPEPEAPAAADPLAGEAEEAAPAPAATFDGTISRPSQLLEAIFAAGRKGLSISRYKGLGEMNAEQLWETTLDPEARVLLQVKVEDADVTDEIFTRLMGDIVEPRREFIQDNALNVANLDV from the coding sequence ATGGACGACACCACCAACCAGACCCCCGCAAAGCTGCCCAACTCCAACGAATACGGCGCCGATTCCATCAAGGTTCTGAAGGGCCTCGATGCGGTCCGCAAGCGCCCCGGCATGTATATCGGCGACACCGACGACGGGTCGGGCCTGCATCACATGGTGTTCGAAGTCAGTGACAATGCCATCGACGAGGCGTTGGCAGGTCATTGCGACCTCGTTCTCATCGAATTGAACCCCGATGGCAGCGTTTCGGTGGAGGACAACGGCCGCGGCATTCCCACCGGCATGCACCCCGAAGAGGGCGTCTCGGCGGCGGAAGTGATCATGACCCAGCTTCACGCGGGTGGGAAATTCGAGAACACCTCGGACGACAACGCCTACAAGGTCTCGGGCGGGCTTCACGGCGTGGGCGTCTCGGTGGTGAACGCGCTTTCGGAGTGGCTCGAACTCACCATCTGGCGCGAGGGCAAGGAGCACTGGATGCGCTTTGAGCACGGCGATGCCGTCGCCCCGCTCAAGGTCGTGGGCGATGCGCCCAAGAGCGACCGCAATGCCGACGCCAACGGCTTCAAGAAGGGCACCCGCGTCACCTTCAAGGCCAGCCACGACACCTTCAAGAACGTCACCGAGTTCGATTTCGAGAAGCTCGAGCACCGCTACCGCGAGCTCGCCTTCCTCAACTCGGGCGTGCGCATCAAGCTGCGCGACCTCAGGCACGAGGAAAAGCTCGAACACGATCTCTACTATGAGGGCGGGATCGCGGCCTTCGTGAAGTATCTCGACCGCAACAAGCAGCCGCTGATCCCCTCGCCGATTGCGGTCAGCGCGGAGAAGGACGGGATCGGCATCGACGTCGCGCTGGAATGGAACGATTCCTACTACGAGAACGTCCTCGCCTTCACCAACAACATCCCGCAGCGCGATGGCGGCACCCACCTGTCGGCCTTCCGTGCGGCGCTGACCCGCACGCTCAACAACTATGCCGAGCGGTCCGGGATGCTGAAGAAGGAGAAGGTGAGCCTTGCGGGCGAGGACATGCGCGAGGGCCTGACCGCGATCGTCAGCGTCAAGCTGCCCGACCCCAAGTTCTCCAGCCAGACCAAGGACAAGCTGGTCTCCAGCGAAGTGCGCTCGCCGCTCGAGACGCTGATGGGCGAGAAGATGACCGAGTGGCTCGAGGAGAACCCGAACGAGGCTCGCGCGATCATCCAGAAGATCATCGACGCCGCCGCCGCACGGGAGGCCGCAAGGCGGGCGCGCGAGATGAGCCGCAAGGGCGCGATGAGCGTCGCCAGCCTGCCCGGCAAGCTCGCCGATTGTCAGGAGCGCGATCCGGCCAAGTCCGAACTGTTCCTCGTCGAGGGCGATTCCGCAGGCGGCTCGGCGAAGCAGGGGCGTGACCGCAAGACCCAGGCGATCCTGCCGCTCAAGGGCAAGATCCTCAACGTCGAGCGCGCGCGGTTCGACCGGATCATTTCCTCGAAGGAAGTCGGCACCCTCATCCAGGCGATGGGCACAGGCATCCGTGACGAGTTCAATCTCGAAAAGCTGCGCTACCACAAGATCGTCATCATGACCGACGCGGACGTGGACGGCGCGCATATCCGCACCCTGCTGCTGACGTTCTTCCACCGGCAGATGCCCGAGATCATCAAGGCCGGGCACCTGTTCATCGCCCAGCCGCCGCTGTTCAAGGTCGCGAAGGGGCGCAGCGAGGTCTACCTCAAGGATCAGGCCGCGCTCGACCGCTATCTTGTCGATGCCGGGCTTCAGGGCCGGGTGCTCGAGACCTCGGGTGGGGTGCGCGGCGCTGAGGAACTGCGTGCGCTGGTCGACGGGGCGCTGCGCCTAAAGAACCTGCTGGCCTTCGTGCCGCGCCGCTATGACAGCGGGATAGTCGAGCAGATGGCACTGACCGGCGCTCTGGAGCCGGGGCTGGCGGGCGAGGCGCTTGCCGCCGCGCTGGCCCGCGCCGCCGGACGGCTGGGTGCGGGCGACCGCGAGGCGCGGTGGTCCGCCTTCCAGCGCGAGGATGGGACCGTCGTGTTCGAGCGCCTGTGGCGCGGTGTCACCGACGTCCACGAGATCGACGCGCGCTTCCTCTCCAGCACCGAGGCGCACAAGCTCCACGGCCTCGCTGCCGCACAGGCCGAAGCCTATGCCGAACCGGTCAAGCTGGTGCGCGCCGGAGCCGAAGCCGAAGAGCCCGAACCCGAAGCCCCCGCCGCCGCCGATCCGCTCGCCGGCGAAGCGGAAGAGGCCGCCCCCGCTCCCGCCGCCACCTTCGACGGCACGATCAGCCGCCCCAGCCAGCTGCTCGAGGCGATCTTCGCCGCCGGGCGCAAGGGCCTCTCAATCAGCCGCTACAAGGGTCTGGGCGAGATGAACGCGGAACAATTGTGGGAAACCACGCTCGACCCGGAAGCGCGCGTGCTGCTGCAAGTGAAGGTCGAGGATGCCGACGTGACCGACGAGATCTTCACCCGCCTGATGGGCGACATCGTCGAGCCGCGCCGCGAGTTCATCCAGGACAATGCCTTGAACGTAGCCAACCTCGACGTCTAG
- a CDS encoding AI-2E family transporter — translation MAAHPHRTEDLQQASFLIILAVVSLLMAVIVYPFAQPLLWAALAAIMFQPLYRTILRRLRGRRNPAAGLSLLVIFILVLVPFGWIATMVIEQAIMLVATLQKQPLDLAAWFDTFYTALPEIARDAVDRSGWADITMIQTRLQEFLTQSAGMIATQAVTIGSEALGFILSFGVALYVMFFLLRDGERIGRTVLCAVPVERSIADRLAERFLGIVRATIKGTGVVALVQGTLGWITLMIAGVPSALLFGVVMAIFALVPVIGSGAVWVPAGIWLLISGATWQGLFVLLTGFFIISSADNVLRPILVGRDTGIPDWIILITTLGGISLVGFSGIVLGPLVAGLFLASWSILREQREEDEEASRQDDIRVDASGHTPDAVTTVG, via the coding sequence ATGGCCGCCCACCCCCACCGCACCGAGGACCTGCAACAGGCAAGCTTCCTGATCATCCTCGCGGTGGTCAGCCTGCTGATGGCGGTGATCGTCTATCCCTTCGCCCAGCCGCTGCTGTGGGCGGCGTTGGCGGCGATCATGTTCCAGCCGCTCTACCGCACCATCCTGCGGCGCCTGCGCGGTCGTCGCAATCCGGCCGCTGGTCTTTCGCTGCTGGTGATCTTCATCCTCGTGCTGGTGCCCTTCGGCTGGATCGCGACGATGGTGATCGAGCAGGCGATCATGCTGGTGGCGACACTGCAGAAGCAGCCGCTCGATCTCGCCGCGTGGTTCGACACCTTCTACACCGCGCTCCCCGAAATCGCGCGCGATGCGGTCGACCGCAGCGGGTGGGCGGACATCACCATGATCCAGACCCGCCTTCAGGAATTCCTCACCCAGAGCGCCGGGATGATCGCCACCCAGGCAGTGACGATCGGCAGCGAGGCCCTGGGCTTCATCCTGTCCTTCGGCGTCGCGCTCTATGTGATGTTCTTCCTGCTGCGCGACGGCGAGCGGATTGGCCGCACGGTACTCTGCGCCGTCCCGGTCGAACGCAGCATTGCCGACCGTCTGGCCGAGCGTTTCCTCGGCATCGTGCGCGCGACGATCAAGGGCACGGGCGTGGTTGCGCTGGTGCAGGGCACGCTCGGTTGGATCACGCTGATGATCGCGGGCGTCCCCTCCGCGCTGCTGTTCGGGGTGGTGATGGCGATCTTCGCGCTGGTGCCGGTGATCGGATCGGGCGCGGTGTGGGTGCCGGCGGGGATCTGGCTGCTGATCTCGGGCGCGACGTGGCAGGGTCTGTTCGTGCTGCTGACCGGCTTCTTCATCATCTCCTCGGCGGACAATGTCCTGCGCCCCATCCTCGTCGGGCGCGACACCGGAATTCCCGACTGGATCATCCTCATCACTACGCTGGGCGGCATCAGCCTCGTCGGCTTTTCGGGCATCGTGCTGGGGCCGCTGGTGGCGGGGCTGTTCCTCGCCAGCTGGTCGATCCTGCGCGAACAGCGCGAGGAGGACGAGGAGGCGTCGCGCCAGGATGATATCCGGGTCGACGCCTCGGGACACACCCCCGATGCCGTGACCACCGTGGGCTGA